The Tumebacillus sp. BK434 genome includes a window with the following:
- the carB gene encoding carbamoyl-phosphate synthase large subunit: MPLRTDLKKILVIGSGPIVIGQAAEFDYAGTQACHALREEGISVVLVNSNPATIMTDIETADKVYVEPLTPEFVAQIIRQEKPDGLLATLGGQTGLNMAVKLHELGVLEQEGVELLGTALSSIKQAEDREEFRSLMHELGEPVPESEIVNTYEGAKQFAEEIGFPIIIRPAYTLGGTGGGIAKDWAEYEEIVNLGLQLSPISQVLVERSIAGFKEVEYEVMRDKNDNCIVVCNMENFDPVGIHTGDSIVVAPSQTLSDHEYQMLRASALKIIRALGIEGGCNVQFALDPDSFQYYLIEVNPRVSRSSALASKATGYPIAKIAAKIAIGYTLDEIVNPVTKQTYACFEPALDYIVTKIPRWPFDKFVSAKRVLGTQMKATGEVMAIERSFEASLMKAVRSLEIGLDSLDLPGADELDQESLEKRLVAADDERLFLLAEAFKRGYTVEQLHDLTKIDEWFLVKVEGIVRLLQTIGAEGLTEANLRKAKKWSITDSTIARYAQTSEDEVYGTRQALGLRPVFKMVDTCAAEFDAETPYYYSAYETEDEVAESNHKKVVVLGSGPIRIGQGIEFDYCSVHAVWGLKDAGYESIIINNNPETVSTDFSTSDRLYFEPLHIEDVMHVIDREQPEGVIVQFGGQTAINLAAPLAKRGVKILGTQLADIDRAEDREKFDQLLTDLDIPRPQGKTVFTVEAAVQAANETGYPVVVRPSYVLGGRAMEIVYTEQDLLHYMKHAVKVNSEHPVLVDRYLTGLEIEVDAIADGETVLIPGIMEHVERAGVHSGDSIAVYPTQKLYSHLKETIIEYTTKIARALNVKGLLNIQYVVSKDKVYVIEVNPRSSRTVPFLSKVTGVPMVDVATQIIFGKSLTEQGYQNGLWPEPQDMVAVKVPVFSFAKLRRVDVTLGPEMKSTGEVMGQERTFAKALYKGLLAGGIDIPEHGTIIATIADKDKEEALPILKGYANLGFRFLATKGTAALLRAQGISAVTEVKKLAEGSPNLVDLLRQGKADMVINTLTHGRDTSRDGFRIRRESVEHGIPCLTSLDTAQAMLDVLQSIRFSTVPLGKGQN; this comes from the coding sequence ATGCCGCTGCGTACAGACCTCAAGAAAATTCTCGTCATCGGTTCCGGTCCGATCGTCATCGGACAAGCTGCAGAGTTTGACTATGCAGGCACCCAAGCCTGCCACGCCCTGCGCGAAGAAGGGATCAGCGTCGTGCTCGTCAACTCCAACCCGGCGACGATCATGACCGACATCGAAACGGCCGACAAAGTATACGTCGAGCCGCTGACCCCGGAATTTGTCGCCCAGATCATCCGCCAGGAAAAACCGGACGGTCTGCTCGCCACGCTCGGCGGCCAAACCGGCCTGAACATGGCGGTCAAACTCCACGAGCTGGGCGTGCTGGAACAAGAAGGCGTCGAACTGCTCGGCACCGCGCTCTCCTCGATCAAGCAGGCGGAAGACCGCGAAGAGTTCCGCTCCCTGATGCATGAGCTTGGCGAACCGGTGCCGGAGTCGGAGATCGTCAACACCTACGAAGGTGCGAAGCAGTTCGCCGAAGAGATCGGCTTCCCGATCATCATCCGCCCGGCATACACCTTGGGCGGCACCGGCGGCGGGATCGCCAAGGACTGGGCGGAATACGAAGAGATCGTCAACCTCGGCCTCCAGCTCTCGCCGATCTCGCAGGTGCTCGTCGAGCGTTCGATCGCCGGCTTCAAAGAAGTGGAATATGAAGTGATGCGCGACAAAAACGACAACTGCATCGTCGTCTGCAACATGGAGAACTTCGATCCGGTCGGCATCCACACCGGCGACTCGATCGTCGTGGCGCCGTCGCAAACGCTGTCCGACCATGAGTACCAGATGCTGCGCGCCTCGGCCTTGAAGATCATCCGCGCGCTCGGCATCGAAGGTGGCTGCAACGTACAGTTCGCGCTCGACCCGGACTCCTTCCAGTACTACCTGATCGAAGTCAACCCGCGTGTCTCCCGCTCCTCGGCGCTGGCATCGAAAGCGACCGGCTACCCGATCGCCAAGATCGCGGCGAAGATCGCCATCGGTTACACCCTCGACGAGATCGTCAACCCGGTCACCAAGCAGACCTACGCCTGCTTCGAACCGGCGCTCGACTACATCGTCACCAAGATCCCGCGCTGGCCGTTCGACAAGTTCGTCTCCGCCAAGCGCGTGCTCGGCACGCAGATGAAAGCGACCGGCGAAGTGATGGCGATCGAGCGCTCCTTTGAAGCATCGCTGATGAAAGCGGTGCGGTCGCTGGAGATCGGTCTCGACTCGCTCGACCTGCCGGGTGCAGACGAACTCGATCAGGAGTCACTGGAGAAACGCCTCGTCGCTGCGGACGATGAACGCCTCTTCCTGCTCGCCGAAGCTTTCAAGCGCGGCTACACGGTGGAGCAGCTGCACGACCTGACCAAAATCGACGAATGGTTCCTGGTGAAAGTGGAAGGCATCGTCCGCCTGCTGCAAACGATCGGCGCGGAAGGCCTGACCGAAGCGAACTTGCGCAAAGCGAAGAAATGGAGCATCACCGACTCGACGATCGCCCGCTATGCACAGACGTCGGAGGACGAGGTGTACGGCACGCGCCAAGCGCTCGGCCTGCGCCCGGTGTTCAAGATGGTCGATACTTGCGCCGCCGAGTTCGACGCCGAGACGCCGTACTACTACTCCGCCTACGAGACGGAAGACGAAGTGGCCGAATCGAACCACAAAAAAGTCGTCGTGCTCGGCTCCGGCCCGATCCGCATCGGCCAGGGCATCGAGTTTGACTACTGCTCCGTCCACGCGGTGTGGGGGTTGAAAGACGCCGGGTACGAGTCGATCATCATCAACAACAACCCGGAGACCGTTTCCACCGACTTCTCGACGTCCGACCGCTTGTATTTCGAGCCCCTGCACATCGAAGACGTCATGCATGTCATCGACCGCGAACAGCCGGAAGGCGTGATCGTCCAGTTCGGCGGACAGACGGCGATCAACCTCGCCGCACCGCTCGCCAAGCGCGGTGTGAAAATCCTCGGCACCCAGCTTGCCGACATCGACCGCGCGGAAGACCGCGAGAAATTCGACCAGCTGCTCACCGACCTCGACATCCCGCGCCCGCAAGGCAAGACGGTCTTTACCGTCGAAGCGGCGGTGCAGGCGGCGAACGAAACCGGCTACCCGGTCGTGGTGCGCCCGTCCTACGTCCTCGGCGGACGCGCAATGGAGATCGTCTACACCGAGCAGGACCTGCTGCACTACATGAAGCACGCGGTAAAAGTCAACTCTGAGCACCCGGTGCTCGTTGACCGCTACCTGACCGGCCTTGAGATCGAAGTCGACGCCATCGCCGACGGCGAGACGGTGCTGATCCCGGGCATCATGGAGCACGTCGAGCGCGCAGGGGTTCACTCCGGTGACTCGATCGCCGTGTATCCGACGCAAAAGCTCTACTCGCACCTGAAAGAGACGATCATCGAATACACGACGAAGATCGCCCGCGCCCTGAACGTCAAAGGGCTCCTGAACATTCAATACGTGGTCTCCAAAGACAAGGTGTACGTGATCGAAGTCAACCCGCGCTCCTCCCGCACCGTGCCGTTCCTCTCCAAAGTGACCGGGGTGCCGATGGTCGACGTGGCGACCCAGATCATCTTCGGCAAGTCGCTGACCGAACAAGGGTACCAAAACGGACTCTGGCCGGAGCCGCAGGACATGGTCGCCGTCAAGGTGCCGGTCTTCTCCTTCGCCAAACTGCGCCGCGTCGACGTCACGCTCGGCCCGGAGATGAAATCGACCGGTGAAGTGATGGGGCAGGAGCGCACGTTCGCCAAAGCGCTGTACAAAGGCCTGCTCGCCGGCGGCATCGACATCCCGGAGCACGGCACGATCATCGCGACGATCGCCGACAAAGACAAGGAAGAGGCGCTGCCGATTCTCAAGGGCTACGCTAACCTCGGCTTCCGCTTCCTGGCGACCAAAGGCACGGCGGCGCTCCTGCGTGCCCAAGGCATCTCGGCGGTCACCGAAGTCAAAAAACTGGCGGAAGGCTCGCCGAACCTCGTCGACCTGCTGCGCCAAGGCAAAGCCGACATGGTGATCAACACGCTGACCCACGGCAGAGACACCTCCCGTGACGGGTTCCGCATCCGCCGCGAATCGGTCGAACACGGCATTCCGTGCCTGACCTCGCTTGATACGGCGCAGGCGATGCTCGACGTGCTGCAGTCGATCCGCTTCTCGACCGTGCCGCTCGGCAAAGGGCAGAACTAA
- a CDS encoding dihydroorotate dehydrogenase electron transfer subunit — MARLTILEHKAIASNMMWMVFEAPENLDFSPGQFLHIRVTDGVDHLLRRPISLCKVLGDKAGIGIAYRVGGKGTRLLQAKRPGDTLDVLGPLGKGFPLHDGDEHVLLVGGGIGVPPMLELAEQLTRQGVRVTSIVGFQTEQVAILIDELNVFGEVLVATNDGTLGKQGFVTDYMTDQLLASADRFYACGPTPMLRAVQEKMKGKVEGYLSLEERMGCGIGACMACVTSCVLEDGTVGYKKVCKEGPVFPAPEVVL, encoded by the coding sequence ATGGCACGGCTTACGATTCTCGAACACAAAGCAATCGCCAGCAACATGATGTGGATGGTGTTTGAAGCGCCGGAGAACCTCGACTTTTCCCCGGGCCAGTTTCTGCACATCCGCGTGACCGACGGAGTGGATCATCTGCTCCGCCGGCCCATCTCCCTCTGCAAGGTGCTGGGGGACAAAGCGGGCATCGGCATCGCCTACCGTGTCGGCGGCAAAGGCACCCGGCTCTTGCAGGCGAAACGCCCTGGCGACACGCTGGACGTGCTCGGACCGCTTGGCAAAGGGTTTCCGCTGCACGACGGCGACGAACATGTCCTGCTCGTCGGCGGCGGGATCGGCGTGCCGCCGATGCTGGAGCTGGCCGAACAGCTGACCCGCCAAGGAGTGCGGGTCACGTCGATCGTCGGTTTCCAGACGGAGCAGGTGGCGATCCTGATCGATGAGCTGAACGTGTTTGGCGAAGTGCTGGTCGCGACCAACGACGGGACGCTCGGCAAGCAGGGGTTCGTCACCGATTACATGACCGATCAACTCCTCGCTTCGGCCGACCGCTTTTACGCCTGCGGGCCGACGCCGATGCTGCGCGCGGTGCAGGAGAAGATGAAAGGCAAAGTCGAAGGCTACCTGTCGCTCGAAGAGCGCATGGGCTGCGGCATCGGCGCCTGCATGGCCTGCGTTACTTCGTGCGTGCTGGAGGACGGCACGGTCGGGTATAAAAAAGTGTGCAAAGAAGGGCCCGTGTTCCCGGCGCCGGAGGTGGTTTTGTGA
- a CDS encoding dihydroorotate dehydrogenase — MTANVDLSVEIGSLKLKNPVMPASGCFAFGKEFADFYDLSLLGAITVKATTLEPRLGNPTPRVAETPGGMLNAIGLQNPGVEKIIAEELPHLRKYDIPVIVNVAGTTVEDYVAVTERLMDSEDVDAIEVNISCPNVKCGGIQFGTDPQQAAHVTREIKRVSKVPVIVKLSPNVADIVGMAKAVEDAGADAISLINTLVGMSIDLNKRRPLIANGIGGLSGPAVKPVAVRMTYQVAQAVQIPLIGMGGIMTGEDAIEFMMAGAAAVAVGTANFVNPMACPEIIDEMRAYCAENGVARVRDLQGAAWKELA, encoded by the coding sequence ATGACAGCAAACGTCGATCTTTCTGTGGAAATCGGCTCCTTGAAACTGAAAAATCCGGTGATGCCGGCATCCGGCTGCTTTGCGTTTGGCAAGGAGTTTGCCGACTTTTACGACTTGAGCCTGCTCGGGGCGATCACGGTGAAAGCGACGACGCTCGAACCGCGCCTCGGCAATCCGACCCCGCGCGTGGCGGAAACGCCGGGCGGGATGCTCAATGCGATCGGGCTGCAGAACCCGGGCGTGGAAAAGATCATCGCCGAGGAACTGCCGCACCTGCGCAAGTATGACATTCCGGTGATCGTCAACGTCGCCGGCACGACGGTGGAAGACTATGTGGCCGTCACGGAGCGCTTGATGGACAGCGAAGACGTCGATGCGATCGAAGTCAACATCTCCTGCCCGAACGTAAAGTGCGGCGGGATTCAGTTTGGCACCGATCCGCAGCAGGCGGCACATGTGACCCGCGAGATCAAGCGCGTGTCGAAGGTGCCGGTGATCGTCAAACTGTCGCCGAACGTGGCCGACATCGTGGGGATGGCGAAAGCGGTGGAAGACGCCGGGGCGGATGCGATCTCGCTGATCAACACGCTGGTCGGCATGTCGATCGACCTGAACAAGCGACGCCCGTTGATCGCCAACGGCATCGGCGGCTTGTCCGGCCCGGCGGTGAAGCCGGTCGCGGTGCGCATGACCTATCAGGTGGCGCAGGCGGTGCAGATTCCGCTGATCGGCATGGGCGGCATCATGACCGGGGAGGATGCGATCGAGTTCATGATGGCGGGTGCGGCGGCGGTGGCGGTTGGCACGGCCAATTTTGTAAACCCGATGGCCTGCCCGGAGATCATCGACGAGATGCGCGCGTATTGTGCGGAAAACGGCGTGGCGCGCGTGCGCGATCTGCAAGGCGCAGCGTGGAAGGAGCTGGCGTGA
- the pyrF gene encoding orotidine-5'-phosphate decarboxylase, whose product MNMALQPQERIFVALDYDNMDDALRMAERLGDTIRTMKVGLQLFFNSGPQILHRLHDMGFQVFMDCKFHDIPNTVAGASDSVTQHGVYMFNVHCAGGVEMMQRAKAAAVRRAEQMGIAVPKLIGVTQLTSTSQGMLNDEIGVPGDVQSSVLHYATLAQQAGLDGVVASGHEIAAIKSACGDDFLTVIPGIRPTWAASNDQKRIMTPKEALQAGAHYLVIGRAITHADDPKAAALRILEEV is encoded by the coding sequence ATGAACATGGCACTTCAGCCGCAAGAACGGATCTTTGTCGCTCTCGACTATGACAACATGGACGATGCGCTGCGCATGGCGGAGCGGCTCGGCGACACGATCAGGACGATGAAAGTCGGGCTGCAGCTCTTTTTCAACAGCGGGCCGCAGATCTTGCACCGCTTGCATGACATGGGCTTTCAAGTGTTTATGGACTGCAAGTTTCACGACATCCCGAACACGGTGGCCGGCGCGTCCGACTCGGTGACGCAACACGGCGTGTACATGTTTAACGTGCATTGCGCCGGCGGTGTAGAAATGATGCAGCGCGCCAAGGCAGCGGCGGTCAGACGGGCAGAACAGATGGGCATCGCCGTGCCGAAGCTGATCGGCGTGACACAGCTGACTTCGACGTCGCAAGGGATGCTCAACGACGAGATCGGCGTGCCGGGCGATGTGCAAAGCTCGGTCCTCCACTACGCGACACTGGCGCAACAGGCCGGACTGGACGGCGTGGTGGCGTCGGGACACGAGATCGCGGCGATCAAGAGCGCCTGCGGAGACGACTTCTTGACGGTGATCCCGGGCATCCGGCCGACCTGGGCGGCGAGCAACGACCAAAAAAGGATCATGACGCCGAAGGAAGCGCTGCAGGCCGGTGCGCACTATCTGGTGATCGGGCGTGCGATCACACATGCGGACGATCCGAAAGCGGCCGCCTTGCGCATTCTGGAGGAAGTATAA
- the pyrE gene encoding orotate phosphoribosyltransferase, translated as MTTTTANKISKALLDIQAVFLRPNDPFIWASGMRSPIYCDNRLTLSYPEVRDLIAEGFAELIQEKYGDVDIIAGMATGGIAHAAFVAQKLNKPMVYIRSSAKKHGKGNQVEGSLPAGKKVVIIEDLISTGGSVLEGVTAVREAGGEVLGVAAIFTYEFQKAEDNFAAAECQFDTLTNYSALLPTAVESGYVSETDLELLRKWKEAPEKF; from the coding sequence ATGACCACGACGACAGCGAACAAAATCTCGAAAGCTTTGCTCGACATTCAAGCGGTGTTCCTGCGCCCGAACGACCCGTTCATCTGGGCGTCCGGAATGCGCTCGCCGATCTACTGCGACAACCGGCTGACCTTGTCCTACCCGGAAGTGCGCGATCTGATCGCGGAAGGATTTGCGGAGCTGATTCAGGAGAAATACGGCGACGTGGACATCATCGCGGGCATGGCGACCGGCGGGATCGCCCATGCGGCGTTTGTGGCGCAGAAGCTGAACAAACCGATGGTCTATATCCGCTCCTCGGCGAAAAAGCATGGCAAGGGCAATCAGGTGGAAGGGTCGCTTCCGGCCGGTAAAAAAGTCGTGATCATCGAAGACCTGATCTCGACGGGCGGTTCGGTGCTCGAAGGCGTGACGGCGGTGCGCGAAGCGGGCGGCGAAGTGCTGGGTGTGGCGGCGATCTTCACTTACGAGTTCCAAAAAGCGGAAGACAACTTTGCGGCTGCCGAGTGCCAATTTGACACGCTGACCAATTACTCGGCCTTGCTGCCGACCGCGGTGGAGTCCGGCTATGTGTCGGAAACGGACCTCGAACTGTTGAGAAAATGGAAAGAAGCGCCGGAGAAGTTTTAA
- a CDS encoding late competence development ComFB family protein: MKVTNLMEQIVEEVLDEQWHYLNVSCPCELCKNDILAVTLNALPPRYVAHDRGRVIVQARMMQEQMKADVLREIARAAGIVSTKPSHQ, encoded by the coding sequence ATGAAAGTCACCAATTTGATGGAACAGATCGTGGAAGAGGTGCTGGACGAGCAGTGGCACTATCTGAACGTTTCCTGCCCCTGCGAGCTTTGCAAAAATGACATCCTGGCTGTCACGCTCAACGCTCTGCCGCCGCGCTATGTGGCGCATGACCGCGGGCGGGTGATCGTACAGGCGCGGATGATGCAGGAGCAGATGAAAGCGGATGTGCTTAGGGAGATCGCCCGCGCAGCGGGCATTGTCAGCACGAAACCGTCACATCAGTAA
- a CDS encoding Crp/Fnr family transcriptional regulator has protein sequence MSECAICYLGQYDLFKDLTEDELDMLGRGSQPTVIPKREYIFTPDDPGNQVYMLKSGRVRISRLSETGKHFTLVILEPGDVFGENALFADEPRRNFAEVLDDAQICAIDKKEFEKIAMRNPSVSLKLAQIVEHRLNEAQEQIEHLVFYDVQTRLARLLLKLADIHGERVDGGVQIGIKLTHEDIASLIGSTRETTSKILNEFKANGWIDVKKRHIILVDQKVLAEMK, from the coding sequence ATGAGCGAATGTGCAATCTGCTACCTCGGACAATATGACCTGTTCAAAGATCTGACTGAAGATGAACTGGATATGCTGGGGCGAGGCAGTCAGCCGACTGTGATTCCAAAGCGCGAGTATATTTTCACGCCGGATGACCCGGGCAATCAGGTATATATGTTGAAATCAGGGCGTGTGCGCATCTCGCGTCTGTCGGAAACGGGCAAACATTTCACCTTGGTCATTTTGGAGCCGGGCGATGTGTTTGGTGAAAACGCGCTGTTTGCAGATGAACCGCGCCGCAATTTTGCAGAGGTGCTGGATGATGCGCAGATTTGCGCCATCGATAAAAAGGAATTCGAAAAGATCGCGATGCGCAATCCGTCTGTGTCGCTGAAGCTGGCCCAGATCGTCGAACATCGCTTGAATGAGGCGCAGGAGCAGATCGAGCATCTCGTGTTTTACGATGTGCAGACCCGTCTGGCCCGCCTGCTGCTGAAGCTGGCCGACATTCACGGCGAACGCGTGGACGGCGGCGTGCAGATCGGAATCAAATTGACGCATGAAGACATCGCGTCGCTGATCGGCTCGACGCGGGAAACGACGAGCAAGATTTTGAACGAATTTAAAGCCAACGGCTGGATCGATGTGAAGAAACGCCACATTATTTTGGTCGATCAAAAGGTACTGGCTGAGATGAAGTGA
- a CDS encoding alpha/beta hydrolase, producing MQAIHTEVFKAGQSTGLAAVLIHGASDHSARYRHVIETLNAGGIDVISGDLPGFGRSKGLHGHIDRFGDYLEAVDGWVREAERVAGAAGRVVMIGHSMGGLVAVRYLQEYGAQRERIIGAALSSPLLRVAVEIPAWKRQIAKVLDRAIPKLRMPSGISTAYLTRNQEVVAQYELDPLCGGVVSARWYAEIQRAMELAKREAGKIAVPILLLQAGADRIVAPEEAEPFFRTLPERENNKFLCYGDCYHELFNEPEQDVILAELLEWVAKL from the coding sequence GTGCAAGCGATTCATACGGAAGTCTTCAAGGCGGGGCAATCGACGGGGCTTGCGGCGGTGCTGATTCATGGCGCTTCCGATCACAGCGCCCGCTATCGGCATGTGATCGAAACATTGAACGCGGGCGGTATCGATGTGATCAGCGGCGACCTGCCAGGATTTGGCCGTTCCAAGGGGCTGCACGGGCATATCGACCGCTTCGGCGACTATCTGGAAGCGGTGGACGGTTGGGTGCGCGAGGCGGAGCGGGTGGCCGGAGCAGCGGGGCGCGTGGTGATGATCGGGCACAGCATGGGCGGATTGGTCGCCGTGCGCTACCTGCAGGAGTACGGCGCACAGCGGGAGCGGATCATCGGGGCGGCGCTGTCCTCGCCGCTATTGCGCGTGGCGGTGGAGATCCCTGCCTGGAAGCGCCAGATCGCCAAAGTCCTCGACCGCGCGATACCGAAATTGCGCATGCCTAGCGGGATCAGCACGGCGTACCTGACCCGAAACCAAGAGGTCGTCGCACAGTATGAGCTCGACCCGCTTTGCGGCGGTGTGGTCAGCGCCCGCTGGTACGCGGAGATCCAGCGCGCGATGGAATTGGCCAAACGCGAGGCGGGCAAGATCGCCGTTCCGATCCTGTTGCTGCAGGCCGGAGCGGACCGAATCGTCGCGCCGGAGGAAGCGGAGCCGTTTTTCCGAACGCTTCCCGAGCGGGAGAACAACAAGTTCCTCTGCTATGGAGATTGCTACCACGAGCTGTTCAACGAGCCGGAGCAGGATGTGATTCTGGCTGAGCTGCTGGAATGGGTTGCCAAGTTGTAA
- the abc-f gene encoding ribosomal protection-like ABC-F family protein, translated as MLVVKINDLKKMFVTRTVFEQLDAAIAWGEKVAIVGPNGVGKTTLLKMLTGEETPDDGAVVWDPQLDRQRVGLLTQQIQLRDGETVREYVRGARPELLAVEREMRQIETRMSKDISREITAEELVSRYGTLQERYEELGGYTFDSELERVLKEAGVAPEVWETELTAASGGQKTRAQLAKLLLGEPQVLLLDEPTNHLDAETMDWLEAVIRGFAGTVVTVSHDRYFLDRTATRILELSPRQLRSYPGNYSAYQEQKELERRTQQALYQKQQVEMQHLEELIGMYKTWYIRAHNAGGGNKKRTKGHISRMRNKEKQLERLQAARVEQPKEAQSIQLSFNSSEKLGNRLFLVEDMAVRFGGRTLYEEVNFAVERGERIALLGPNGIGKSTLLKVLTGELVPAAGTVNVSPQVRIGYFGQEVERLNPENSILEEVLELETLTQTEARTVLAGFMFRGEAVFKKVGTLSQGEKCRVAFVKLYFSGANVLVLDEPTNYLDIPARQRVEQALQNFPGTLLLVSHDRYMVQRLATQLLLFTPGRVTHFAGGWQAWQEHQERRRYTPEDLQRQEQRMILQLELSRLAEKLDNPHSRPEDRELAAAKLTLVQGQLRALS; from the coding sequence ATGTTAGTTGTCAAGATCAACGATTTGAAAAAGATGTTCGTGACGCGGACGGTGTTTGAGCAACTGGATGCGGCGATCGCCTGGGGCGAAAAGGTGGCGATCGTCGGGCCGAACGGGGTGGGGAAAACCACGCTGCTGAAAATGTTGACCGGGGAAGAGACGCCGGACGACGGGGCGGTCGTGTGGGACCCGCAGCTGGACCGGCAGCGCGTCGGGCTGTTGACGCAGCAGATACAGTTGCGCGACGGCGAGACGGTGCGCGAATATGTGCGCGGGGCACGGCCGGAACTGCTGGCGGTGGAACGTGAGATGAGACAAATTGAGACCAGGATGTCGAAAGATATTTCTCGGGAAATAACGGCTGAAGAGCTTGTGTCACGCTATGGAACGCTGCAGGAGCGCTATGAAGAGCTGGGCGGCTATACGTTCGACAGTGAGCTGGAGCGGGTGCTGAAGGAAGCGGGGGTGGCACCTGAGGTCTGGGAGACGGAGCTTACGGCGGCCAGCGGCGGGCAAAAGACGCGGGCGCAGCTGGCGAAACTTTTGCTCGGTGAACCGCAAGTGCTGCTGCTCGATGAGCCGACCAACCATTTGGATGCAGAGACGATGGATTGGCTGGAAGCGGTGATCCGCGGCTTTGCGGGCACGGTGGTGACGGTGTCGCATGACCGCTACTTTCTGGATCGCACCGCCACGCGCATTTTGGAACTGAGTCCGAGGCAGCTCAGATCGTATCCGGGCAATTACTCGGCGTATCAGGAGCAAAAGGAGCTGGAGCGCCGCACGCAGCAGGCGCTGTACCAGAAGCAGCAGGTGGAGATGCAGCACTTGGAAGAGCTGATCGGGATGTACAAAACGTGGTACATCCGGGCGCACAATGCCGGCGGCGGCAACAAAAAGCGGACGAAAGGTCACATCAGCCGCATGCGCAACAAGGAAAAGCAGTTGGAGCGGCTGCAGGCGGCGCGAGTGGAGCAGCCCAAAGAGGCGCAGTCGATCCAGCTGTCGTTCAACAGCTCCGAGAAACTCGGCAACCGGCTGTTTCTGGTCGAGGATATGGCGGTGCGCTTTGGCGGGCGGACGCTGTACGAAGAGGTGAATTTTGCGGTGGAGCGCGGGGAGCGGATCGCGCTGCTCGGGCCGAACGGGATCGGGAAAAGCACGCTGCTGAAAGTTCTGACCGGCGAGCTGGTCCCGGCGGCCGGCACGGTCAACGTCAGCCCGCAAGTGCGGATCGGCTATTTCGGGCAAGAAGTGGAGCGACTCAACCCGGAGAACTCGATCCTCGAGGAAGTGCTGGAGCTGGAGACGCTGACCCAGACGGAAGCGCGGACGGTGCTGGCCGGATTCATGTTCCGCGGGGAAGCGGTGTTCAAGAAGGTTGGGACACTGAGCCAAGGTGAGAAATGCCGGGTGGCGTTTGTGAAGCTGTACTTCTCCGGGGCGAATGTGCTGGTGCTCGACGAGCCGACCAACTATCTCGACATCCCGGCCCGCCAGCGGGTCGAGCAGGCGCTGCAAAACTTCCCCGGCACGCTGCTGCTCGTCTCGCACGACCGCTACATGGTGCAGCGGCTGGCGACACAGCTGCTCCTGTTTACGCCGGGGCGGGTGACACACTTTGCAGGCGGCTGGCAGGCGTGGCAGGAGCATCAGGAACGCCGCCGCTATACGCCGGAGGACCTGCAGCGTCAGGAACAGCGGATGATCTTGCAGCTGGAGCTGTCGCGCCTGGCCGAAAAGCTCGACAATCCGCACTCGCGGCCGGAGGATCGGGAACTTGCAGCTGCGAAGTTGACGCTGGTGCAAGGACAGTTGCGCGCCTTGTCGTAA